One Pirellulales bacterium DNA window includes the following coding sequences:
- a CDS encoding type II secretion system F family protein, producing the protein MSPLIISIAAFFAVAALVGGVAMLLRGEESTRSEDRLAMLTAGKPATGKGVLQETGVLSQPLNFKEGALAEFLSRFSQIKLLFVQADTSLTPSKFCVVSGLMGFAGAVAAASTGLNPLLVPIFFFLAGLLPVIWLLLRRSRRLRSFGKQLPDALELIARALRAGHSLGAGFNLVAGEMAAPIGVEFQRCYEEQNLGIPLDEALKNLTDRVPNLDLKFFCTALVLQRQTGGDLAEILDKIGSLIRDRFRIWGQVQALTGEGRLSGIVLLALPPVLFGTVYYLNPDYITVLFTDPMGKKMLAGAVLMQILGALVIRKIVNIKV; encoded by the coding sequence ATGTCTCCGCTCATCATCTCCATCGCCGCGTTTTTTGCCGTGGCTGCCCTTGTGGGCGGTGTGGCAATGTTGCTCCGCGGCGAAGAATCGACGCGCAGTGAAGATCGCCTGGCCATGCTCACTGCCGGCAAACCTGCAACCGGCAAAGGGGTCCTACAAGAGACCGGTGTGTTGTCGCAGCCCCTGAATTTCAAAGAAGGGGCGCTGGCCGAATTTCTCAGCCGGTTTAGCCAAATCAAATTGTTATTTGTGCAGGCCGACACTTCGCTTACCCCGTCCAAATTTTGCGTCGTGAGCGGTTTGATGGGATTCGCCGGGGCTGTCGCTGCCGCCTCCACGGGTTTGAACCCCCTATTGGTTCCCATTTTCTTTTTCTTGGCTGGCTTGTTGCCGGTGATCTGGCTATTGCTGCGCAGAAGCAGACGACTACGCAGTTTCGGCAAACAATTGCCCGACGCCTTGGAACTCATTGCCCGCGCACTCCGAGCCGGTCACAGCTTGGGAGCGGGATTCAATTTAGTGGCCGGAGAAATGGCGGCGCCGATTGGCGTCGAATTTCAACGTTGCTACGAGGAACAAAACCTGGGAATTCCCCTCGACGAAGCGCTCAAAAATCTGACCGACCGCGTTCCCAATTTGGATTTGAAGTTTTTTTGTACGGCCCTGGTCTTGCAGCGCCAAACCGGCGGCGACCTGGCCGAAATTCTCGACAAAATTGGCAGCCTGATTCGCGACCGTTTCCGCATTTGGGGGCAAGTCCAGGCGCTGACCGGCGAAGGTCGCCTGTCAGGCATTGTGCTGCTAGCGCTGCCACCGGTGCTGTTTGGCACCGTGTATTATCTGAATCCTGATTACATTACGGTGCTGTTTACCGATCCGATGGGTAAAAAAATGTTGGCCGGCGCCGTGCTCATGCAAATCCTAGGCGCCTTGGTCATTCGAAAAATTGTGAACATCAAAGTTTAG